A window from Musa acuminata AAA Group cultivar baxijiao chromosome BXJ3-10, Cavendish_Baxijiao_AAA, whole genome shotgun sequence encodes these proteins:
- the LOC135651408 gene encoding uncharacterized protein LOC135651408, with protein MESPFFYSLDPWSAAGPRRGQRDVESPFFYPADPWSAAGRNYPPGPATVPTSNPRVVSIPVHFVRSEEAPAVTKPSMAPPSEAVRSSAAVAIQRFFRGHLVRKNVSIVSQVAMKVEEIDRRVRTEVERLRADPKERLRMGETLMSLLLRLDSVRGVREYRKKTIRRVIAVQDFLDSISSQILESSNSHCSEPLIPAETHQDNRDPDADLEEAEEPPKGGNFDGESALDANVEEASTQECQDPDFAAADEAASQQSQDLGVVIVQDAEAQDRERVSDASDEGFETLDFIDDLEKEEAKDEGFVVIPMDEAEATDTSPTKANSEAKFQCDEAATGKDGVSDSIEQESRETTAVRSENAPEVSTDMVDASTGEAGSHMAEDSMHAMAEPTKDSTDASGTGEVLKKVMAESERLQGLVAALCERSAQQVSLMAGLFERVEHLERAMQRMEKNKKRRANRPLASPIDKKGSQTKQ; from the coding sequence ATGGAGAGCCCCTTCTTCTACTCGCTCGATCCATGGAGCGCCGCTGGCCCCCGGCGCGGGCAGAGAGACGTCGAGAGCCCCTTCTTCTACCCCGCCGATCCATGGAGCGCCGCTGGCCGCAACTACCCACCCGGCCCTGCGACCGTGCCCACCTCGAATCCTCGCGTCGTCTCCATTCCCGTCCACTTCGTTAGGTCCGAGGAGGCCCCGGCCGTCACGAAGCCTTCCATGGCGCCGCCGTCTGAGGCGGTACGGTCGTCAGCGGCCGTCGCCATCCAGAGGTTCTTTAGGGGCCACCTGGTGCGGAAGAACGTGAGCATCGTATCTCAGGTCGCGATGAAGGTGGAAGAGATCGATCGGAGGGTTCGTACGGAGGTGGAGCGGCTGAGGGCGGACCCCAAGGAACGGCTGCGGATGGGCGAGACGCTAATGTCGCTGCTCCTCCGTCTGGACTCCGTCCGCGGGGTGAGGGAGTATCGGAAGAAGACGATCCGGAGGGTGATCGCGGTCCAGGATTTCCTGGATTCGATCTCGTCCCAAATCCTAGAATCGTCGAATTCTCATTGTTCTGAACCACTGATTCCGGCGGAGACGCATCAAGATAACCGTGATCCGGATGCCGACCTTGAAGAGGCAGAGGAGCCTCCTAAAGGAGGTAATTTCGATGGAGAGTCAGCCCTCGACGCCAACGTCGAAGAAGCCTCGACTCAAGAGTGCCAAGACCCGGATTTTGCTGCTGCCGATGAAGCTGCCTCTCAACAGAGCCAAGATCTAGGAGTTGTCATCGTCCAAGATGCCGAAGCACAAGATAGGGAACGTGTGTCTGATGCTTCTGATGAGGGATTTGAAACCTTAGATTTCATCGATGACCTCGAGAAAGAAGAAGCGAAGGATGAAGGCTTCGTGGTGATTCCGATGGATGAAGCTGAAGCTACCGACACTTCTCCGACAAAGGCCAACTCGGAGGCAAAATTCCAATGCGACGAGGCTGCCACGGGCAAAGATGGCGTTTCTGATTCAATAGAGCAAGAAAGCAGGGAGACGACCGCTGTCCGCTCGGAGAATGCTCCGGAGGTCTCAACGGATATGGTTGACGCTTCAACCGGGGAGGCAGGATCGCACATGGCCGAGGACTCGATGCACGCAATGGCGGAACCCACAAAGGATTCAACGGACGCCTCGGGGACGGGGGAGGTGCTGAAGAAGGTGATGGCGGAGAGCGAGAGGCTGCAAGGGCTGGTGGCGGCGTTGTGCGAGCGGAGTGCGCAGCAGGTCAGTCTAATGGCAGGGCTGTTCGAGAGGGTCGAGCACTTGGAGCGGGCGATGCAGAGGAtggagaagaataagaagagacgTGCAAACCGCCCTCTTGCTTCCCCGATCGATAAGAAAGGAAGCCAAACGAAGCAGTGA
- the LOC104000672 gene encoding glutaredoxin-C5 — protein sequence MHYQAAAAAAEAWGYVAAAAARGATMDALERVERLAAESAVVIFSVSTCCMCHAVKRLFCGMGVSPTVVELDEDPRGKEMERALSRLLGGGAAGGAAVPVVFIGGKLVGAMDRVMAAHINGTLVPLLKEAGALWL from the coding sequence ATGCACTAccaggcggcggcggcagcggcagaggCGTGGGGGTAcgtggcagcggcggcagcgaGGGGGGCGACAATGGACGCGCTAGAGCGGGTGGAGCGGCTGGCGGCGGAGAGCGCGGTGGTGATCTTCAGCGTCAGCACGTGCTGCATGTGCCACGCCGTGAAGCGTCTCTTCTGCGGCATGGGGGTGAGCCCGACGGTGGTGGAGCTGGACGAAGACCCGCGCGGCAAGGAGATGGAGCGCGCCCTCTCCCGCCTCCTCGGCGGCGGGGCGGCGGGCGGAGCCGCCGTGCCCGTGGTGTTCATAGGCGGGAAGCTCGTGGGGGCCATGGACCGGGTTATGGCCGCCCACATCAACGGCACGCTCGTCCCCCTCCTCAAGGAAGCCGGCGCCCTCTGGctctga
- the LOC135650885 gene encoding bidirectional sugar transporter SWEET14-like, translated as MAGLSLDHPWAFTIGILGNIISLMVFLAPLPTFYRMYTRKSTEGFQSVPYVVALFSCMLWFCYAFLKTDAYLLITINSIGCAIETVYIVIYLTYAPKVAKIFTAKLVLLVNVGMFGLILLLTLLLAEGSKRVGAFGWICVSFSVSVFVAPLSVIRLVMRTKSVEFMPVSLSFFLTLSAIVWFAYGLLTKDIYVGLPNVVGFIFGILQMVLYVAYRDKNRVAIEHKLPEHIISIAKLSAEKASEIYPIDSATPVVHDQDKVGNEGQKEQEQGGGAEEAKGGMAAPQRENEANSVEV; from the exons ATGGCCGGGCTTTCCTTGGACCACCCTTGGGCATTCACCATTGGCATCCTTG GTAATATCATCTCACTCATGGTGTTTCTTGCGCCACT GCCAACATTCTATAGGATGTACACAAGGAAATCCACTGAAGGGTTCCAATCGGTGCCATATGTCGTTGCTCTGTTCAGCTGCATGTTATGGTTCTGCTACGCATTCCTCAAGACCGACGCATATCTTTTGATCACCATCAACTCGATCGGGTGCGCTATCGAGACAGTATACATAGTCATATACTTGACGTATGCACCGAAGGTGGCAAAG ATATTTACCGCAAAACTGGTTCTGCTTGTGAACGTGGGGATGTTTGGGTTGATTCTTCTTCTCACGCTGCTGCTAGCAGAGGGCTCCAAAAGAGTTGGGGCGTTTGGATGGATCTGCGTGAGCTTCTCCGTGAGCGTCTTTGTGGCTCCCCTGAGTGTCATT AGGCTTGTGATGCGAACAAAGAGCGTCGAGTTCATGCCCGTCTCGCTGTCTTTCTTCCTCACGTTGAGCGCCATCGTCTGGTTCGCGTACGGTTTACTGACCAAAGACATTTACGTTGGG CTGCCGAATGTCGTGGGATTCATCTTTGGGATCCTTCAAATGGTGCTCTACGTAGCTTATAGGGACAAGAACAGGGTCGCCATCGAGCACAAGCTGCCCGAGCACATCATATCGATCGCGAAGCTTAGTGCTGAGAAGGCCTCCGAGATCTATCCCATCGACTCTGCCACACCGGTAGTCCATGATCAAGACAAGGTGGGAAACGAAGGCCAGAAGGAGCAAGAACAGGGCGGCGGTGCAGAAGAGGCCAAGGGAGGCATGGCAGCTCCTCAAAGGGAGAATGAGGCGAACAGTGTTGAGGTCTGA
- the LOC104000671 gene encoding glycerophosphodiester phosphodiesterase GDPD1, chloroplastic, with protein MALKAVHVSDVPSLDQLPEAPVVALSTSSRLHKGAGWVNKAERLVVIGHRGKGMNALASPDPRLREVKENSLRSFNEAARFPIDFVEFDVQVTKDDCPIIFHDDLILTEDEDGKISEKLVTHLSLEEFRSYGPQRDHHTKVGKPLLRKAKDGRILNWAVKADDSFCTLQEAFQGVDPRVGFNIELKFVDDVVYEEEELTRSLRATLRVVYEFANERSIIFSSFQPDAARLIRKLQNDYPVFFLTNGGTQIYGDARRNSLDEGIKLCLAYGLQGLVSEVKAIFRNPTAIARIKDSKLALLTYGQLNNVPEAVYMQHLMGINGVIVDLVQDITEAVSEFISPDAEDAVEAKVKEASRPKFSQHELSFLLRLIPQLVQQ; from the exons ATGGCGCTCAAGGCCGTGCACGTCTCTGACGTCCCCTCGCTCGACCAGCTGCCGGAGGCCCCCGTCGTCGCCCTCTCCACCTCCTCCCGTCTCCACAAAG GGGCGGGATGGGTGAACAAGGCGGAGAGGCTGGTGGTGATCGGGCACCGAGGGAAGGGGATGAACGCGCTGGCGTCGCCGGACCCGCGGCTGAGGGAGGTTAAGGAGAACTCGCTCCGCTCCTTCAACGAGGCCGCACGCTTTCCCATCGACTTCGTTGAGTTCGACGTCCAG GTCACCAAAGATGACTGCCCCATCATCTTCCATGACGATCTCATACTCACCGAAGACGAAGAT GGAAAGATTTCCGAGAAGCTTGTCACCCATCTTTCCTTGGAGGAGTTCCGTTCCTACGGCCCCCAAAGAGATCATCATACAAAG GTGGGGAAACCATTGCTGAGGAAGGCAAAAGACGGGCGAATCCTGAACTGGGCCGTCAAAGCAGATGACTCGTTTTGCACGCTGCAAGAAGCATTCCAAGGTGTCGATCCCCGTGTCGGCTTCAACATCGAGCTAAAGTTCGTCGACGATGTCGTGTACGAAGAAGAAGAGCTCACTCGATCGCTTCGAGCGACCTTGCGA GTTGTCTACGAGTTCGCCAACGAGAGGTCAATCATCTTCTCGTCCTTCCAGCCCGACGCCGCACGACTAATTCGCAAACTCCAAAATGACTACCCT GTGTTCTTCCTCACCAATGGAGGAACGCAGATCTACGGGGATGCAAGGAGAAACTCCTTGGATGAGGGAATCAAGCTCTGCTTGGCATACGGCTTGCAGGGATTAGTGTCCGAAGTCAAAGCCATCTTTAGGAATCCAACAGCTATAGCCAGAATCAAAGATTCCAAACTTGCCCTCCTAACATACGGACAACTGAA CAACGTTCCCGAGGCAGTCTACATGCAGCACCTCATGGGGATCAACGGCGTGATCGTGGACTTGGTCCAAGATATCACTGAGGCTGTTTCGGAGTTCATCAGCCCGGACGCAGAAGATGCGGTCGAGGCAAAGGTGAAGGAGGCTTCGAGGCCCAAGTTTTCCCAGCATGAGCTTTCGTTTCTGTTGAGGCTCATACCTCAACTGGTACAACAATGA
- the LOC104000669 gene encoding NAC domain-containing protein 83, producing MDTKPSVVARHGVLRLPPGFRFHPTDEELVVQYLRTKVFSCPLPASIIPDINLSNFDPWDLPGGCEEERYFFNLREAKYTKGSRSNRAARSGYWKATGKDKQITSSRSSQVVGMKKVLVFYQGKPPTGAKTDWIMHEYRLTGPDTTACIFPQRKNSSQSCVAVPSGDWVLCRIFKKKRATKMEAETDDGGTNHGVGFIDFMGQRDRDRSHSASSISETSCVTELSYGSSSGEETSSGTSLP from the exons ATGGATACGAAGCCAAGTGTTGTCGCCAGGCATGGAGTGCTGAGGCTCCCCCCTGGGTTCAGGTTCCACCCCACTGATGAGGAGCTGGTGGTGCAGTACCTCAGGACGAAGGTCTTCTCATGCCCATTGCCTGCCTCCATCATCCCTGACATCAATCTCTCAAACTTCGATCCATGGGATTTGCCAG GTGGGTGCGAAGAGGAGAGATACTTCTTCAATCTACGGGAGGCAAAGTACACGAAGGGGAGCCGATCGAACCGGGCGGCGAGATCCGGGTACTGGAAGGCCACGGGGAAGGACAAGCAGATCACGTCGTCTCGGTCCAGCCAGGTGGTCGGGATGAAGAAGGTTTTGGTCTTCTATCAGGGGAAGCCCCCAACCGGTGCCAAGACGGATTGGATCATGCATGAGTACCGCCTCACCGGCCCTGACACCACAGCCTGCATCTTCCCCCAGAGAAAGAACTCATCTCAA AGTTGTGTGGCCGTCCCAAGCGGAGACTGGGTGCTCTGTCGCATCTTTAAGAAGAAACGAGCTACCAAGATGGAGGCGGAGACCGACGACGGAGGCACGAATCATGGAGTTGGTTTCATTGACTTCATGGGGCAGCGTGATAGAGATCGGAGCCATTCTGCATCCTCCATATCTGAGACGAGCTGCGTCACCGAGCTCTCCTACGGGAGCAGCAGTGGAGAGGAAACCAGTTCCGGCACATCACTTCCGTAG
- the LOC104000668 gene encoding uncharacterized protein LOC104000668 isoform X1 — MGCTSSIPKRYPMGRKKKKHISIHEVAVFVPAVRVPVAVDLIRPLRGLVPQDLLDKLSALRGRIVLLTEENYLSSVPTVSELQRALEEYLRVLLGMLKPEHRLEASVEFKWKSLGDDGHETCLASAWYEVLSVVHMMAILSLLEANLMLVPKDSLDSCERKVSEDSKRVAIDFLLKASGCLEYCVHQILVHLPMQIRKSLPNDLQDGILESISSQALAQGVEMQLGLAIESEKATLSVKRRLACEEVSYFSEAHNWLSGCDTSDAYGKKLLLYIKWKYLEAKAAAYYYHGLIIDKGSELSNHVSAVCCLFAADELLIASKRASLSFCLAAPVTRVPPTWGVMKHLHKKIPEVVSKKSQMYGYLFEQDKNEAFQALPDLPEFPLSLRPDDYELPEIDAAWNSQNCQPQIQTLKAYLKDDEEDVGSH, encoded by the exons ATGGGTTGCACTTCGTCTATTCCGAAAAGGTATCCTAtgggaaggaagaagaaaaagcacatcagcatCCATGAGGTTGCGGTATTTGTCCCAGCGGTCCGGGTTCCTGTGGCTGTGGATCTCATTCGCCCTCTTAGAGGATTGGTACCTCAAGATCTTCTTGACAAGCTGTCTGCACTTCGGGGTCGAATAGTGTTGCTGACTGAAGAGAATT ATCTTTCATCAGTACCTACTGTTTCAGAACTCCAGCGAGCCCTCGAAGAATACCTACGGGTCCTTCTTGGTATGTTGAAACCAG AACACCGGCTTGAGGCATCAGTAGAATTTAAGTGGAAAAGCCTTGGAGATGATGGTCAT GAAACTTGTCTTGCGAGTGCTTGGTATGAAGTGCTGTCAGTCGTTCATATGATGGCAATTCTTTCATTACTGGAGGCGAACCTAATGCTCGTGCCTAAGGATAGTCTAGATTCATGTGAAAGGAAAGTATCAGAAG ATTCAAAGAGGGTTGCTATTGATTTTTTACTCAAGGCTTCAGGATGCTTGGAGTACTGTGTTCACCAGATACTGGTGCATTTACCGATGCAGATAAG GAAAAGTCTGCCAAACGACTTGCAAGATGGAATATTGGAGTCTATCTCTTCTCAAGCATTGGCCCAG GGTGTTGAAATGCAGCTGGGGTTGGCAATCGAGTCTGAAAAGGCTACTTTGTCTGTAAAGAGGAGGTTGGCCTGTGAGGAGGTCAGCTATTTTTCCGAG GCTCACAACTGGTTGTCAGGGTGTGACACCAGCGATGCATATGGGAAGAAACTTCTCCTGTACATTAAGTGGAAATACCTGGAGGCTAAG GCAGCAGCATATTATTACCATGGTCTTATCATCGACAAGGGCAGTGAACTGAGCAATCATGTCAGTGCAGTTTGCTGCCTGTTTGCAGCTGATGAACTCCTCATTGCTAGCAAGAGAGCCAGCTTAAGCTTTTGCCTCGCAGCCCCTGTTACCag GGTTCCTCCTACATGGGGTGTCATGAAGCACTTACACAAGAAAATTCCTGAAGTGGTGTCCAAGAAATCACAGATGTACGGATATCTTTTTGAGCAAGATAAGAACGA GGCTTTTCAAGCCTTGCCAGATCTTCCAGAGTTTCCCCTGTCCTTGAGGCCTGACGACTATGAGTTGCCAGAGATTGATGCAGCATGGAACAGTCAGAATTGCCAACCTCAGATTCAAACTCTCAAGGCTTATCTCAAAGATGATGAGGAAGATGTGGGTTCACATTGA
- the LOC104000668 gene encoding uncharacterized protein LOC104000668 isoform X2 — protein MGCTSSIPKRYPMGRKKKKHISIHEVAVFVPAVRVPVAVDLIRPLRGLVPQDLLDKLSALRGRIVLLTEENYLSSVPTVSELQRALEEYLRVLLGMLKPEHRLEASVEFKWKSLGDDGHETCLASAWYEVLSVVHMMAILSLLEANLMLVPKDSLDSCERKVSEDSKRVAIDFLLKASGCLEYCVHQILVHLPMQIRKSLPNDLQDGILESISSQALAQGVEMQLGLAIESEKATLSVKRRLACEEVSYFSEAHNWLSGCDTSDAYGKKLLLYIKWKYLEAKAAAYYYHGLIIDKGSELSNHVSAVCCLFAADELLIASKRASLSFCLAAPVTRVPPTWGVMKHLHKKIPEVVSKKSQMAFQALPDLPEFPLSLRPDDYELPEIDAAWNSQNCQPQIQTLKAYLKDDEEDVGSH, from the exons ATGGGTTGCACTTCGTCTATTCCGAAAAGGTATCCTAtgggaaggaagaagaaaaagcacatcagcatCCATGAGGTTGCGGTATTTGTCCCAGCGGTCCGGGTTCCTGTGGCTGTGGATCTCATTCGCCCTCTTAGAGGATTGGTACCTCAAGATCTTCTTGACAAGCTGTCTGCACTTCGGGGTCGAATAGTGTTGCTGACTGAAGAGAATT ATCTTTCATCAGTACCTACTGTTTCAGAACTCCAGCGAGCCCTCGAAGAATACCTACGGGTCCTTCTTGGTATGTTGAAACCAG AACACCGGCTTGAGGCATCAGTAGAATTTAAGTGGAAAAGCCTTGGAGATGATGGTCAT GAAACTTGTCTTGCGAGTGCTTGGTATGAAGTGCTGTCAGTCGTTCATATGATGGCAATTCTTTCATTACTGGAGGCGAACCTAATGCTCGTGCCTAAGGATAGTCTAGATTCATGTGAAAGGAAAGTATCAGAAG ATTCAAAGAGGGTTGCTATTGATTTTTTACTCAAGGCTTCAGGATGCTTGGAGTACTGTGTTCACCAGATACTGGTGCATTTACCGATGCAGATAAG GAAAAGTCTGCCAAACGACTTGCAAGATGGAATATTGGAGTCTATCTCTTCTCAAGCATTGGCCCAG GGTGTTGAAATGCAGCTGGGGTTGGCAATCGAGTCTGAAAAGGCTACTTTGTCTGTAAAGAGGAGGTTGGCCTGTGAGGAGGTCAGCTATTTTTCCGAG GCTCACAACTGGTTGTCAGGGTGTGACACCAGCGATGCATATGGGAAGAAACTTCTCCTGTACATTAAGTGGAAATACCTGGAGGCTAAG GCAGCAGCATATTATTACCATGGTCTTATCATCGACAAGGGCAGTGAACTGAGCAATCATGTCAGTGCAGTTTGCTGCCTGTTTGCAGCTGATGAACTCCTCATTGCTAGCAAGAGAGCCAGCTTAAGCTTTTGCCTCGCAGCCCCTGTTACCag GGTTCCTCCTACATGGGGTGTCATGAAGCACTTACACAAGAAAATTCCTGAAGTGGTGTCCAAGAAATCACAGAT GGCTTTTCAAGCCTTGCCAGATCTTCCAGAGTTTCCCCTGTCCTTGAGGCCTGACGACTATGAGTTGCCAGAGATTGATGCAGCATGGAACAGTCAGAATTGCCAACCTCAGATTCAAACTCTCAAGGCTTATCTCAAAGATGATGAGGAAGATGTGGGTTCACATTGA